From the genome of Corallococcus macrosporus DSM 14697:
CTACCTCACGACGTGCGTCGAGGTCGTGGTCGCCGACTCGATGGTCCACTTGCCATCAACATGGACCAACGAGCCGGTGGCGGTCGCCTCGACCTTCTCTCCGTTCTCGCCTTGCTCCGCCGGGGTGTCTCCAACGAAGTTGATGCGTGCGCGGAAAGCGATCCGCCCGCGTCCATCCCAGTCCGCGCGCTCAACCTCACCCTCGTCGAACTCAAACGGCGACCCGTTCGTATCTGCGAGCGCGCCGCTGAGGTCGTCGTCCTCGAAGAGTAGGCGTCCACCGATCTCCATCAGCATGCTCTCCACGATCTCTACTGGCTGCTTGGCCATTTCTTTCTCCTTGGGGACCAATCCCCAAGGCCCTTTACAAAATGGGATCTGCGCAATCGGTCGCGGAGCCAACTTTTTTGAATCCTGAGTGGTTTCAGGGGGGGCTCCTGTGGATGCGGTTATAGGGAGCCAGTTCGAGCGCTTCGTTGTCGCGCGCGCTGGGAGAATTTGGATGCCTACGAAGGCAGCCCAATCACCCAATCACCCGCACCCCAATCTCGCCGATGCGCGGGCCGCCCGTTGTCCGCTCCTTCTGGCACGCGAGCGCCACTGCCCAGAACTTGTCCGCGTGCCCGCGGTTGGTGCGCTCGGCGTCGAAGGACACCTTCCCCGAGGGCAGCACGCGCCGCTTGATGGAGTGAATCTGCCCGACAAGCTCACGCTGGCGCGGCAGTGTGACATCGCGGCGCTGGAGCAGAATCTTGAAGTCGGTGGCCCAGCGCTCCTTGGCCTCGTTGGTGAAGCTCTCCTCCACCACCTGGGGAAAGTCGCGGGCCAGGTTCTCGGCAAGGTTCATTCCGATACCGCTCTTATCAACGCTGAGGCGCGCCACGGGCAGGACGGACAGGAGTCGACGGAGGTGGGTTTCCTGCTCCGCGAAGGGGACACCTTCGAAGCTGCGCAGCATCCTGCAGGTGAAGCGGCCCTCCACCTCTTCGAAGACGGCCAGCTCGGAGCGGTCTCGCGTGCGGCCCACGTCGAAGCCCGCCACCAGGCGGCCCTGGGGCACGGGCACGTCGGAGGCGTCCTGGGCCATCGGCAGCTCGTCGGTGGTGCACGGGAGGATGAGCTCGTAGGGGAGGAAGCTGTAGGACTCGTCGACGTAAAAGGCATTCGAACTCCTGCTGGAAGTCCTCCTGGGGCAAGGAGTCGAACTGCTCGGTGAGGACGGGGCGCCCGAAGCGAGCGACGCGCTCCTCGGTGGACATGTGGGGTGCCTCCACTGCGGCGCGCCTCACGTCGAGGGAGAAGAAGCGGCATAGCCACCAGGGCACCAGTTGGCGGGTGTGGTGCGGGTACTTGCGCAGTTCCTGGGTGTCTATCTCCCAGAAGATGCCGCGCCGGCCGAGCGGGGTGCTGCCCCCTGTGAGTTGTCCATGCGAGCGCAGGATGAGGGCGGTGCTGCCTGTATAGACTTCGCGGTCGTTGACCAGGTGCGCCAGCTCGTCGAGGTAGACATCGCCGCGCTTGCCGCGCGGAGGCTTGGCGGGAACGGAGATGATGCGCGAGAGGCGCCGGCCTCGGGAGTTCGACTCGAAGGCCAGCTCCGTCTTGGCATCCGTCACGAGCTTCTTCTGGTAGGCGAGCGGCAGCTCCTCGTACACCTGCCGGGCGATGAGCACCTTCTCGACAGCGTCCGAGAGGTTGTACGAAACGAAGACCGCCGTGTGGCCGTCGCGCAGGTGGCACCGCGCCAGGGCCTCGAGAGCGAAGAGGAAGGAGAAGCCCACCTGTCGGCTCTTCGCCACCCACCTGAAGCGGGAGCGGTTGCCGAGAAAGGACTGCTGGTACGGCTCCAGCACCACCGGCTCGTTGTCGTACTGGCACAGCCCGGAAATGAATCCGGACTCGGTGGCCAGCCACTGTGTGAGGTCATCCTCGGTGCGCTTGACGATGCCGAGCGTCACGCTGTCCTCCCTGCATGTTCCGTTGCTTTCTCTCGGCACCCGAGCGCGTATGGCTGCGTCCTCTTCACGACGGAGCCGCCATGTCTGCCTATGCCGCTGTTGCCCGCCCACCTCGCACGCTCACGGAGAAGGAGGTGGCGCTCCTGCTGCGCGTCACGGGGGCGCACAAGGAGGGCTTCAGGGACCACTGCCTCTACAGCCTCGCGCTGGCCTCGGGCCTGCGTGAGCACGAATTGGTCGCCCTCAACATCGGCGACATCTTCAACGAGCGCGGGCGCGCGCGCCGGCACGTGATGCTGACTGTCTTCAAGGGCAGCCGCCGACACCCGAGTCCCCAGGAAATCGTTCTCGCGGACGCGGTGCGCGCGAAGCTGGAGAAGCTGCTGCGCCTGAAGCGTGCGCAGGGACACGACGTGGGGCCCCTGGCGCCGCTCTTCCTGAGTCGCAAGGGCATGCGCCTGTCCACGCGGCAGGTGCGCCACGGCTTCGCGGTGTGGCAGGAGCGCGCGGGCCTGGATCGGCACCTGAACTTCCACTGCACCCGTCACACCGCATGCACTGGGGTGTACCGGCGGACGAAGGACATCCGCCTCACCCAGCGCTTCGCGCGCCAGCGCAGCGTCGACTCCACCGTCATCTACACGCACCCCTCGGACGACGAGCTGGTGCGCGTGACGCAAGAGTTGCCCTGCTGAAGGGACAGGCCGCCTCCGCGCTGAGCGCCCACGAGAGCCCCTGGCTGGGCCGGGGTGCCGCGCGGAGGCGGTGAGAGGTGGCAGTTCGCGGGGCCCGCGCGAACTGCCCCAGGCGCAGGCGGCGAAAGTGAACGCCTCGCGCTGTTCACTTACCGGGCTGAAATGATCAGTCGCGGGGTGTTCACTTTTTCGAACCTGACCCTCTCGAAAAGGGCCCCAGGTACACGCCCCGGCGGCGAGGCCCGCACGAAAAAACGCACCACCCCCCACCCTGGCGTCAGGGGTAGGCGGGGTAGGCGTGCTGGCGTCATCGGTAGGCATGGTTGCGCCCGGCAGGGGCAGGCAGTGAAGGTGACGGGGAGGAGCTGCGCCGCGCGGCGGGCGGCAGGCGGCCCCAACCAGCGGAAAGCGGCCATTGGCCTCGGCGCTTCGGCCCCTCACGAGGGCTCGTAAGCGCGCGAAACAGCGTGGGGGCGGTGACGCCGAATGGCCGCCTTTACCTATTTTCGGCCATTCGGCTCGGCCCTGGTAACGGCACGCGCGCCCAGGTGCGCGCGGGGCGGAGGGTGGGGGCGCGGGGGGCTTTGCTCGGAGTGGTGGGGCTCACGAGGAGGACAAAGGCCTCCGGCCCGAAGCGCTGGGGGACACGCGCGCACGAAACGGGCGCCACGCGGCGACAGGCGCGGTGCGCGGGGCCAACCGGGGCCGCGCGCCAGGTGGGCCACGCGGCGGCCAGCGGGGCCTCAGCGAAGGAGGGGCGGGTGGGGCGGGGAAGTGAACGGAGCGCGGGCGTCCAGCACTCCGGACGGAGTGTGCTTCCGCGCGCGAGTTCAGGCCCGAACTCCTACCGCGGCGCTCATGGGCCTGGTGGCTGTTCGCCGTAACCTCGCGTAACCACGAAGGCTGTGGCGCCAGGCGTGTGCTTCCGCGCGCCTGGTAGAGCTCCCGGGGGGACTGTCACCAGGTCTGGCCTGGCGCGGCCCGGCGCGGCGAGAGTGAACGGCGAAACTGAACGCGAAAGTGCCCGCGTTCACTTGCCGATGGGCACTTTCAAACGGGGTCGGCGGGGGCCGCGACGTCTGTCGGAGGAGCCACGAGGGCGTCGTCCTTGGTGTGCTCCGGGGCGGCCGTGCCGAGGTCCTCGTCGTCGCTCGCCGTCACCTCCGCATCCACTTCGCCGCGCTCGGCGGGTGTCGTCTCGCGTGCAGCGCGCAGGGCCTGGGCGTGCCGCGCCTGCAGGCCCTCCAGCGAGAAAGTGGCGTGCAGCTCCTGGCGGGAGTCGGC
Proteins encoded in this window:
- a CDS encoding tyrosine-type recombinase/integrase; the encoded protein is MSAYAAVARPPRTLTEKEVALLLRVTGAHKEGFRDHCLYSLALASGLREHELVALNIGDIFNERGRARRHVMLTVFKGSRRHPSPQEIVLADAVRAKLEKLLRLKRAQGHDVGPLAPLFLSRKGMRLSTRQVRHGFAVWQERAGLDRHLNFHCTRHTACTGVYRRTKDIRLTQRFARQRSVDSTVIYTHPSDDELVRVTQELPC
- a CDS encoding terminase, with the protein product MEGRFTCRMLRSFEGVPFAEQETHLRRLLSVLPVARLSVDKSGIGMNLAENLARDFPQVVEESFTNEAKERWATDFKILLQRRDVTLPRQRELVGQIHSIKRRVLPSGKVSFDAERTNRGHADKFWAVALACQKERTTGGPRIGEIGVRVIG
- a CDS encoding terminase large subunit domain-containing protein, whose translation is MTLGIVKRTEDDLTQWLATESGFISGLCQYDNEPVVLEPYQQSFLGNRSRFRWVAKSRQVGFSFLFALEALARCHLRDGHTAVFVSYNLSDAVEKVLIARQVYEELPLAYQKKLVTDAKTELAFESNSRGRRLSRIISVPAKPPRGKRGDVYLDELAHLVNDREVYTGSTALILRSHGQLTGGSTPLGRRGIFWEIDTQELRKYPHHTRQLVPWWLCRFFSLDVRRAAVEAPHMSTEERVARFGRPVLTEQFDSLPQEDFQQEFECLLRRRVLQLPPLRAHPPVHHRRAADGPGRLRRARAPGPPGGGLRRGPHARPLRAGRLRRGGGPLHLQDAAQLRRCPLRGAGNPPPSTPVRPARGAPQR